In Anticarsia gemmatalis isolate Benzon Research Colony breed Stoneville strain chromosome 5, ilAntGemm2 primary, whole genome shotgun sequence, the following are encoded in one genomic region:
- the Cad74A gene encoding cadherin 74A yields the protein MAEIIFQRRKIPTVLSDPNPLIILLILSLLQSCWSQVVNRAPHFVPQVGDMSQFTLPEDTQVGTPVYHLKGIDPENGQLRYSISGQYFSVDSSTGVVTLAKSIDREEQDSLEVIISITDEGIANTEPNTVSLRRVIPVKDVNDNPPVFHNRPYIVNISEATPVGTEIEVNPKILVTDRDVGENARIRVTCSSKAKGSDAEACATFRVETDMVTENEYQVRLYLNQELDFESRSAYIISLEAADASDKPLRAFASVAVAIWDVQDQPPAFVNAPYSATVPENTPENTSIMEIIAKDGDTANPRPVLLTLEGDSQQYFKLLPDRPLGRATLVATDVPIDRESDVVMQNGGVYSFFVKATELINNEVPSDYTVTTVTIIVTDVDDHVPKFNKEVFDISIPENIENGSPIPGLSIYVEDNDIGQNSKYDLSLRDVYNSEGVFAISIDKGEGRTPISIKVKDSSKLDYDVDDDDKRLFSFDIVTSANGRELSSARVNIKLLDMNDNAPVFEEPTYKFNVPENATIGTKIGDVFATDRDYGIFGEIEYSLTGFGSNMFTTDKSKGGVYVKQILDYEKQKSYSLTLFAKDGGGKGSTASIFIEVLDVNDNAPIFEAAEYSRTIRDGATSFEPQFVVRATDADGPTQGDGLIKYSLESDNSINHKGNIFSIDDETGEISIIDKVDSMDTPRGQYELVVRATDYGIPPLHNETRVYIRVGVPGNQRPTFKGNYHHYKYTISQHSPETTDDFTFDLNPMNYKASLREDAKPGQNVTMVKANDPDGLDDLLTYHIVSGSRDNFVINEKTGLITVSNDANLDRDMNPDRYEILVSAVDSGMPIPETATTTVFVTIQDVNDKPPKFNMTESTTYISEKTKIGDLVTKIIAYDTDVNSELRYSLMDPIKALSKAGVQLKPNAPFDYQHLFRINEETGEIFVNGTLDYSQASIVILTIKVVDINAELNKESQFAVIEHTIYIQPYADKNPQFTNAGWTSSNPVIYHKIKEEQPIGSTIVVLTAEDPVSGHLISSFKVINSETDLLQVDPLSGQVVLTKHLDYEDLTHPNLTLTVKAASNDGSKSSIAKIIIEVVNLNDNPPIFEKELYKVSVLESVKYPETIVTVKAHDADAVLSDEDKLKGFSDIRYTLRGENSDLFKIDKVTGAIQVAENKTLDRERQSVLRLEIEAADIPGGGADRLKTTATILVDVLDVDDNSPEFEKNVYTAVVPENVPIGISVINVTATDPDEGLGGEIKYEFLDEGEANGFFTIDSTTGEIRTNKDLTGRGRTDPYRLLVGATDGGGHTGDTSLSLYIGDVSANDGVPRFIRPAAGEVLSVSENATIGSPVFQVVASDPDDPTQPSGQLFYSIQPSNPDAKIFSIDPHSGLITTRQSLDRERKASYTLVLLVTDRGQPPQQSTRIVTVMVNDVDDHKPHFGRNLDDPPLLMTTKEEVPIGTVIGQFEAIDEDIGENAAIDYAITAGNDYGLLKLERTNDSKALVIAAARLDREMVARVLITVKCFKYGTKPKLNKSYNRLDPSEIQVLVKILDIDDHLPEFESANMTVGVRLNVPIDTLIASVKAIDKDPDSRPINYKIMNMSFESPIKGKSLTNITDVIVLNNVTGDLKIMRNLIHYADGIFRLVIRANNTMDLERYSDILIEVVVVRERDLLRLVMPGGTRQKYRDLRDRMSEALAQRGLRMQLHDANTAFFANPGPCFQFRKVESGEALTPKAMKATIRALGIEFQEILEKFNVHNITSCGVSRTKHSPAQHALLALAGVLPFAAFIATLVLCCMHSSAKKRAREALLITREPPPVPASNISVPTRLYAEPLYTT from the exons ATGAAGGTATAGCAAACACAGAGCCGAACACAGTGTCACTACGAAGAGTGATCCCAGTGAAGGATGTCAATGATAATCCGCCAGTTTTCCATAACAGACCCTACATTGTCAATATCAGTGAAGCAACACCTGTTGGAACTGAAATTGAG GTGAATCCAAAGATTCTTGTCACAGATCGTGATGTAGGAGAGAACGCGAGGATACGAGTCACATGTTCTTCAAAAGCGAAAGGAAGCGACGCTGAAGCATGCGCCACTTTCAGGGTCGAGACTGATATG GTTACGGAAAATGAATACCAAGTACGACTCTACTTAAACCAAGAGCTAGACTTTGAGAGCAGATCAGCCTACATCATCAGTTTAGAAGCAGCTGACGCATCTGACAAGCCTCTACGTGCGTTTGCGAGCGTTGCAGTAGCTATATGGGATGTTCAAGATCAACCACCGGCGTTTGTCAATGCACCGTACTCTGCTACAGTGCCTGAAAATACTCCAGAG AACACCAGCATCATGGAGATCATAGCAAAAGACGGCGACACCGCCAACCCTCGGCCAGTTCTGTTGACCCTCGAAGGTGACAGTCAGCAGTACTTCAAGCTGCTCCCAGACAGGCCTCTGGGTCGAGCTACACTGGTCGCCACTGATGTCCCTATTGACAGGGAAAGTGATGTCGTGATGCAAAATGGAGGAGTCTATAGCTTCTTTGTTAAG GCCACAGAACTGATAAACAACGAAGTGCCATCAGACTACACAGTGACCACCGTAACAATAATAGTAACAGATGTCGACGACCACGTGCCAAAATTCAATAAAGAAGTATTCGACATATCGATACCAGAGAATATTGAAAACGGAAGCCCCATACCCGGCCTATCTATCTACGTCGAAGATAACGACATAGGACAGAACAGTAAATATGACTTAAGCCTACGTGATGTTTACAACTCTGAAGGCGTATTTGCCATTAGTATAGACAAAGGTGAAGGAAGGACACCTATTAGTATAAAAGTTAAAGATTCTTCAAAACTAGATTATGATGTTGATGACGATGATAAAAGGTTGTTCAGTTTTGATATCGTTACGTCAGCTAACGGCCGAGAATTGTCATCAGCTAGAGTGAATATCAAACTTCTCGATATGAATGACAATGCTCCAGTATTTGAAGAACCTACTTACAAGTTCAATGTACCTGAAAACGCGACTATTGGAACTAAAATAGGTGATGTGTTCGCCACTGATAGAGATTACGGCATATTTGGAGAAATAGAATACAGTTTGACTGGTTTTGGTTCAAATATGTTTACTACTGATAAAAGCAAAGGTGGTGTTTATGTGAAACAAATACTTGACTATGAGAAGCAGAAGAGTTATAGTTTAACGCTTTTTGCCAAAGATGGAGGTGGTAAAGGGTCTACtgctagtatttttattgaagtgtTGGATGTAAATGATAACGCGCCGATATTTGAAGCGGCTGAGTACAGTAGGACTATAAGAGACGGTGCGACTAGTTTTGAGCCTCAATTTGTTGTTCGG GCTACGGACGCAGACGGTCCCACTCAAGGAGATGGTCTTATAAAGTACTCATTAGAATCAGACAATAGTATCAATCACAAAGGAAACATATTCAGTATAGATGACGAGACGGGTGAAATAAGCATCATTGACAAAGTGGACAGTATGGACACCCCTCGTGGTCAATATGAGTTGGTTGTTAGAGCTACGGATTATG GCATTCCACCCCTACATAACGAAACACGAGTCTACATCCGAGTGGGCGTCCCCGGCAATCAAAGACCTACTTTCAAAGGCAACTACCATCACTACAAATACACCATCTCTCAACATAGTCCTGAGACAACTGACGACTTTACTTTTGACCTCAATCCTATGAACTATAAAGCCAGTTTGAGAGAAGATGCTAAACCTGGTCAGAACGTCACTATGGTCAAAGCTAATGATCCTGATGGCTTGGATGATTTGTTGACGTATCATATCGTGTCAGGTTCAAgagataattttgttattaatgaaAA AACAGGTCTAATAACAGTATCAAATGACGCAAACTTAGACCGAGACATGAATCCTGATCGATATGAAATCCTAGTATCGGCAGTGGACAGTGGTATGCCTATACCAGAAACAGCAACCACTACCGTCTTTGTCACCATACAAGACGTTAATGACAAACCACCGAAATTCAATATGACTGAGTCAACTACTTACATATCAGAGAAAACTAAGATTGGAGATCTAGTCACTAAAATAATTGCTTACGATACCGATGTTAATTCAGAACTGAGATACAGTTTAATGGATCCTATTAAAGCGCTTTCTAAAGCCGGCGTGCAATTAAAACCTAACGCTCCATTTGACTACCAACATCTATTTCGAATTAACGAAGAAACTGGAGAAATATTTGTAAACGGCACTTTAGATTACAGTCAAGCATCTATAGTGATACTTACTATTAAAGTTGTAGATATCAATGCTGAATTAAATAAGGAAAGTCAATTCGCTGTTATAGAACATACGATTTATATTCAACCGTATGCGGATAAGAATCCACAGTTCACGAATGCTGGCTGGACGAGTTCAAATCCTGTGATTTATCATAAGATTAAAGAAGAACAACCTATTGGCAGTACTATTGTTGTATTAACAGCTGAAGACCCTGTATCGGGACATTTGATATCtagttttaaagtaataaattctgAAACGGATCTGCTTCAAGTCGATCCTTTGAGTGGTCAGGTGGTGCTGACTAAACATCTTGATTATGAAGATCTGACCCATCCTAATCTTACGTTGACGGTAAAAGCAGCAAGTAACGATGGTAGTAAAAGTAGTATTGCCAAGATTATTATTGAAGTTGTGAATTTAAATGATAACCCACCGATATTTGAAAAAGAG CTTTACAAAGTGAGCGTGCTAGAATCAGTGAAATACCCTGAAACGATAGTAACAGTGAAGGCACATGACGCTGATGCTGTATTAAGTGATGAAGATAAACTGAAGGGTTTCTCTGATATAAGATACACGTTGAGAGGAGAGAACTCTGACCTGTTCAAAATTGATAAAGTCACTGGTGCTATACAG GTAGCTGAAAACAAAACCTTAGACAGGGAACGTCAATCAGTCCTAAGGTTAGAAATAGAAGCGGCCGACATACCCGGTGGTGGAGCCGACAGGTTGAAGACAACTGCTACCATACTAGTAGATGTTTTAGATGTGGATGATAATTCACCTGAGTTTGAGAAGAATGTTTATACTG cCGTGGTGCCGGAGAATGTGCCGATTGGTATAAGCGTTATTAACGTCACAGCTACAGACCCTGACGAAGGGCTAGGTGGAGAAATTAAATACGAATTTTTGGATGAAGGAGAAGCTAAtg GCTTCTTCACAATCGACTCAACGACAGGCGAGATTAGAACCAACAAGGACCTAACAGGGCGTGGTCGGACGGACCCTTACAGACTACTAGTAGGAGCGACTGATGGTGGTGGACATACGGGAGACACGTCATTGTCACTGTATATCGGTGATGTAAGCGCTAATGATGGAGTGCCTAGGTTTATTAGGCCTGCTGCCGGTGAAGTGCTTAGTGTTAGCGAG AACGCAACAATAGGATCACCAGTATTCCAAGTGGTAGCAAGTGATCCAGACGACCCCACACAGCCTTCAGGACAGCTGTTCTACTCCATACAACCTAGCAATCCAGACGCTAAGATATTTTCTATAG ATCCTCACTCAGGCCTTATAACGACTCGTCAGTCTTTAGACCGGGAACGTAAAGCTTCATACACATTGGTACTGCTGGTGACAGACCGTGGTCAGCCGCCGCAGCAGAGCACCAGGATTGTCACCGTCATGGTCAACGATGTTGATGATCATAAACCACATTTCGGAAGGAATTTG GATGATCCACCACTACTTATGACGACCAAAGAAGAAGTACCAATTGGAACAGTTATTGGACAATTTGAAGCTATCGACGAAGATATTGGAGAAAACGCTGCAATAGATTATGCTATCACTG CTGGAAACGACTACGGACTATTGAAGTTAGAGAGGACTAACGACAGCAAGGCGTTAGTCATTGCAGCAGCAAGATTGGACAGAGAAATGGTGGCTAGAGTATTGATaactgtaaaatgttttaagtatgGAACGAAACCGAAGTTGAACAAATCTTATAATAGACTG GACCCATCAGAAATCCAAGTGCTAGTCAAAATCTTAGATATAGACGACCACCTCCCAGAATTTGAGAGCGCTAACATGACGGTTGGAGTCAGACTGAACGTGCCTATAGACACCCTGATAGCTTCAGTCAAAGCTATCGACAAGGACCCTGACTCAAGGCCTATTAATTACAAGATCATGAACATGAGTTTTGAGTCCCCTATCAAGGGCAAGTCTTTGACAAATATCACTGATGTTATCGTCTTGAACAATGTGACTGGAGATTTGAAGATTATGAGGAATTTGATACATTATGCTGATGGTATATTTAG aCTAGTCATCCGAGCTAATAATACGATGGATCTTGAACGGTATAGCGATATACTAATTGAA GTGGTAGTAGTACGAGAACGTGATCTGCTTCGCCTAGTAATGCCAGGAGGGACTCGACAGAAGTACAGGGACCTTCGCGACAGAATGTCAGAGGCTCTTGCGCAGCGCGGCCTGAGGATGCAGCTACATGACGCCAACACTGCGTTCTTTGCTAACCCTGG GCCATGTTTCCAATTCCGAAAAGTGGAATCCGGTGAGGCTCTTACTCCCAAAGCAATGAAAGCAACAATACGTGCCCTAGGAATAGAGTTCCAAGAGATTCTAGAGAAGTTCAACGTACACAACATCACTAGCTGCGGAGTGTCGAGGACGAAACATTCACCTGCGCAGCATGCATTGCTGGCTTTGGCTGGCGTGCTACCTTTTGCGGCTTTCATAGCCACCCTTGTACTATGTTGTATGCATTCTAGTG CCAAGAAAAGAGCAAGAGAAGCTCTCCTAATCACGAGAGAACCACCACCGGTACCTGCCAGCAACATCTCCGTACCTACCAGATTATACGCAGAACCATTATACACGACGTGA
- the LOC142973305 gene encoding retinol dehydrogenase 12-like — protein sequence MYEIFLIIAILVILFLVIGIHQKNTNGICLSRRRLEGKTVLVTGGTAGMGLEIAKDLADRGARVIIACPFNEEGVSARKQIVEETENQNVEFKLLDLASLESVRKFAANILANEERLDILINNAGVGVPVDALTTDGMHFIMQVNYYGTFLMTLLLLPLLKKTGSTNDPSRIILTSSVLHQMGQMDFDNFNRTNYWYRLQIYGNSKLCLILFGKELAQRLKGVNVVVNCVDPGAVGTRIFDSGNRIAGFFLKMFINTLFKTTWQGAQTALHVALDKKAGEVSGEFFKNCAISEPAPRARCDKTAKVLWEESMRLVNLSNDELVQIFR from the coding sequence ATGTACGAAATATTTCTGATAATCGCCATCcttgtgatattatttttagttattggAATACATCAGAAGAATACAAATGGAATATGTCTGTCACGAAGAAGATTGGAGGGAAAGACCGTACTTGTTACTGGAGGTACGGCAGGAATGGGACTTGAAATAGCAAAGGACCTTGCAGATCGAGGAGCCAGGGTCATCATCGCTTGTCCTTTTAACGAAGAAGGTGTCAGCGCAAGAAAACAAATTGTAGAAGAGACTGAAAACCAAAATGTGGAGTTCAAACTGCTCGACTTAGCATCTCTGGAGTCAGTCCGAAAATTTGCTGCAAATATTCTAGCAAATGAAGAAAGATTAGATATATTGATAAACAACGCAGGCGTGGGAGTTCCCGTAGATGCTTTGACGACAGACGGCATGCATTTTATAATGCAAGTGAATTATTACGGAACATTTTTGATGACTCTGTTACTCCTACCACTTTTGAAAAAGACAGGAAGCACAAATGACCCAAGCAGGATAATATTGACGTCATCAGTGCTTCATCAAATGGGACAAATGGATTTTGACAATTTCAACAGAACAAACTATTGGTACCGACTTCAAATTTATGGAAACAGCAAGCTGtgtcttattttatttggaaaagaaCTTGCTCAAAGGCTGAAAGGGGTGAACGTTGTTGTAAATTGTGTTGATCCGGGAGCAGTTGGAACCAGAATTTTTGATTCTGGGAACAGAATTGCAGGGTTTTTCTTAAAGATGTTTATCAATACTTTGTTTAAAACGACATGGCAAGGAGCTCAGACTGCTTTACATGTGGCTTTGGATAAGAAAGCTGGTGAAGTGAGTGGGGAATTCTTTAAGAACTGTGCTATAAGTGAACCTGCGCCTCGCGCTCGCTGTGATAAGACGGCTAAAGTACTTTGGGAAGAATCTATGCGACTTGTGAACCTTAGTAATGACGAATTAGTACAGATTTTCCGGTAA